The proteins below come from a single Cannabis sativa cultivar Pink pepper isolate KNU-18-1 chromosome 3, ASM2916894v1, whole genome shotgun sequence genomic window:
- the LOC133036008 gene encoding uncharacterized protein LOC133036008 encodes MKPAPMKKDSSKRDMTKFCRFHGDYGHDTNECNNLKREIEFLIRKNNLHVQKYVKADQNQRANNNQDLLPPPVDGHLQIIIGDPHIAGNSGKARERYARTLQHEQEEVILVAEKRKPKILRAGEPTITFSDEDAVMINFQHNDPLVVEV; translated from the coding sequence ATGAAGCCCGCACCCATGAAAAAAGACTCAAGCAAGAGagacatgacaaagttttgtcgTTTTCATGGGGATTATGGTCATGACACCAACGAATGCAATAATttgaagcgggaaattgaatttttgaTAAGAAAGAATAATCTGCACGTACAAAAATATGTCAAGGCTGACCAAAATCAAAGGGCCAACAACAATCAAGATTTACTACCACCACCAGTAGATGGACATTTGCAAATCATCATTGGAGATCCGCACATAGCTGGAAATTCAGGAAAAGCCCGGGAAAGGTATGCTCGAACATTACAGCATGAGCAAGAAGAAGTGATTTTGGTCGCCGAAAAGAGGAAGCCAAAGATACTACGGGCAGGAGAACCCACCATAACATTTAGTGATGAAGATGCTGTCATGATTAATTTCCAGCACAATGACCCTTTGGTTGTGGAAGTCTAG